A region from the Desulfitobacterium dehalogenans ATCC 51507 genome encodes:
- a CDS encoding cobyric acid synthase, whose protein sequence is MSKEETNPEVNRNSVPGEKQEAARLMIQGTSSNVGKSVLAAAFCRIFYQEGYHVAPFKAQNMALNSFITRSGGEMGRAQVVQAQAAGLEPDVRMNPVLLKPTGHTGSQVIVLGKAQGTLSALKYHGDYQRKTWPIVEKALHELLEEHEIVIIEGAGSPAEVNLKQNDIVNMRVAKEARAPVLLVADIDRGGALASVVGTLELLEPEERELVRGIVMNKFRGDIKLLQPALDFLEERTGIPVVGVVPFYDQFKIPEEDSVVLEEQNKSKQDKGKSRDEALDVAVIRLPYLSNFTDFDPFEDESDVILRYVREPAELGQPDCVIIPGSKNTLSDLRFLWDSGLGEKIIKYWKEDVPIIGICGGYQMLGRVVRDPLGTESDLKEITGLGILPMETEFVSDKHTVQSRGKVVGEELFLSRCQGTEITGYEIHMGRSQGEGNSLFEIEAQGTVYGDGMLNGSAFGTYLHGIFDNDPLRTAFLEWLWERRGGTRSVDKTMSQAAIREQAFNELADWVRNSMDMEKIRSIMGLHKG, encoded by the coding sequence ATGAGCAAAGAAGAAACCAACCCGGAGGTTAATAGAAATTCAGTTCCAGGTGAGAAACAAGAAGCTGCTCGGTTAATGATCCAAGGGACTTCTTCCAATGTAGGAAAAAGTGTCTTGGCGGCGGCCTTTTGCCGGATATTTTATCAAGAAGGGTATCACGTAGCACCTTTTAAGGCCCAGAACATGGCTTTAAATTCCTTTATTACCCGCTCTGGAGGAGAGATGGGCAGAGCTCAGGTGGTACAGGCCCAGGCTGCAGGATTAGAGCCTGATGTGCGGATGAATCCTGTCTTGCTGAAACCCACGGGACACACAGGATCCCAGGTGATTGTTCTGGGCAAAGCCCAGGGGACTCTTTCTGCCCTTAAATATCACGGGGATTACCAGAGAAAAACCTGGCCCATTGTGGAAAAAGCTCTCCATGAACTTCTTGAGGAACATGAGATTGTAATTATCGAGGGAGCCGGAAGTCCCGCGGAAGTGAATCTCAAGCAAAATGATATTGTCAATATGCGCGTAGCCAAGGAAGCCCGGGCTCCCGTGCTTCTGGTGGCAGATATTGATCGGGGGGGAGCCTTGGCATCCGTGGTTGGTACCCTTGAGCTCCTTGAGCCGGAAGAACGCGAATTGGTTCGGGGAATTGTGATGAATAAATTCCGAGGGGATATTAAACTTTTACAACCGGCCTTGGATTTTCTTGAAGAACGAACCGGAATTCCTGTGGTGGGAGTCGTTCCCTTCTATGATCAATTTAAGATTCCGGAAGAAGATTCCGTGGTTCTTGAAGAACAGAATAAAAGCAAACAGGATAAAGGGAAGAGCCGGGATGAAGCGTTAGATGTAGCGGTCATTCGCTTACCCTATTTATCTAATTTCACAGATTTTGATCCTTTTGAAGATGAGTCTGATGTCATTCTTCGCTATGTCCGGGAACCTGCTGAGCTGGGGCAGCCGGATTGTGTTATAATCCCCGGAAGCAAAAACACTTTATCGGATCTGCGATTTTTATGGGATAGTGGTCTAGGTGAGAAAATTATCAAGTACTGGAAAGAGGATGTCCCCATTATTGGAATTTGTGGCGGCTATCAAATGCTGGGACGAGTGGTTCGGGACCCGTTGGGTACTGAATCTGATTTGAAGGAAATCACAGGACTGGGTATTCTTCCTATGGAGACTGAGTTTGTGTCGGATAAACATACGGTGCAAAGTCGGGGCAAGGTCGTAGGAGAGGAGCTGTTCTTGTCACGTTGTCAGGGGACAGAGATAACCGGTTATGAAATTCATATGGGGCGTTCCCAGGGAGAAGGTAATTCCCTTTTTGAGATCGAAGCCCAAGGAACAGTTTATGGAGATGGTATGTTAAATGGTAGTGCTTTTGGAACTTATCTCCATGGGATATTTGATAATGATCCCTTGCGAACCGCGTTCTTGGAATGGCTTTGGGAGAGAAGGGGAGGGACACGTTCAGTAGACAAGACCATGTCCCAGGCAGCAATTCGCGAGCAGGCCTTTAATGAACTGGCGGACTGGGTAAGAAATAGTATGGATATGGAAAAAATTCGTTCTATTATGGGTCTGCACAAAGGATGA
- the cbiB gene encoding adenosylcobinamide-phosphate synthase CbiB, whose amino-acid sequence MIVLLNPIAFCLGFLWDQAVGDPPKWPHPVIYMGKIIAWYDKRFNQGRPRLRRLKGALLTLILVIGSYILTAGIIGGAKEISAVFGLIIEVLLLGSTLAGKSLLEAGSQVLTPLKEGKLDEARNKLGWFVSRDTAQLSEGEIARGTVETLAENFVDGILSPLFYMLIGGAPLAMAFKAVSTLDSMIAYRNERYEDFGRFAARADDWANYLPARLSVGILSLAGWFYKLPVGYALTIWRRDAKTHPSPNGGNPESMVAGLLEIQLGGNNIYHGKVHHRAEMGDPLHELTWLDIERCQKLIRLGTWISFALILSGIVFVNSIM is encoded by the coding sequence ATGATAGTATTGCTTAATCCCATAGCTTTTTGTTTAGGATTTCTATGGGATCAAGCCGTGGGTGATCCGCCAAAATGGCCTCATCCTGTTATCTACATGGGGAAGATTATCGCTTGGTATGATAAGCGCTTTAACCAGGGGAGGCCCCGGCTTCGCCGCCTGAAAGGTGCTCTACTTACCCTGATTCTAGTGATAGGAAGCTATATCTTAACAGCTGGTATAATTGGGGGAGCCAAAGAGATCTCCGCGGTCTTTGGCCTTATCATTGAAGTACTTCTCCTTGGCTCTACCCTTGCCGGTAAATCCCTTCTGGAGGCTGGGAGTCAAGTGCTTACCCCGTTAAAAGAAGGGAAACTTGATGAAGCACGAAACAAGTTGGGTTGGTTTGTCAGTCGCGATACCGCCCAATTATCGGAAGGGGAAATAGCTCGGGGTACGGTGGAGACCTTAGCGGAGAATTTTGTAGACGGCATCCTTTCTCCACTATTTTATATGCTCATTGGCGGGGCACCTTTGGCTATGGCTTTTAAGGCTGTAAGCACTTTGGATTCTATGATCGCCTATCGCAATGAGCGTTATGAAGACTTTGGCCGCTTTGCCGCCCGAGCCGATGATTGGGCTAACTATCTTCCGGCCCGTCTCTCGGTGGGCATTCTTTCACTGGCAGGATGGTTTTATAAGCTGCCGGTAGGCTATGCCCTAACGATCTGGCGCAGGGATGCCAAAACTCATCCCAGTCCCAATGGTGGTAATCCCGAGAGTATGGTTGCGGGATTGCTGGAAATCCAGCTGGGAGGGAATAATATCTATCACGGCAAGGTTCACCACCGGGCTGAGATGGGCGATCCTCTCCATGAGCTGACCTGGCTTGATATTGAGCGGTGTCAAAAATTAATTCGGCTGGGGACTTGGATTAGTTTTGCGCTAATCCTTTCAGGTATCGTCTTTGTCAATAGTATCATGTAA
- a CDS encoding cobyrinate a,c-diamide synthase → MPHSMPPRILIAGTHSGVGKTTIATGIMAALAKKGLPIQAYKVGPDYIDPTYHTLATGRPSRNLDRWMLREELIPIFKRTSQDCWAVIEGVMGLFDGVSGTKGYGSSADIAKLLDAPVILIVDAGNLSRSAAAIVHGFCTFDPGIKIAGVILNRVKSPAQESLLREALGEIQVPILGVLPKEEGIRLPERHLGLVPSQEQAFRESFFDELISVVTRTIDLEQIQGIMQETLPKKQVIHEPFIEEPIIYKGLGEGAAGNLNQHSLRLGVARDEAFSFYYQDALDSAESLGFTLVPFSPLHDPSLPDGLDGLFFGGGFPELHLEKLSQNQSFLESLREFSRLGKPIYGECGGYMYLGAQVTDFEGRTYPMTGLIPIAAEMTPRLQGMGYRQGVFQQDNFLSDAGNVVYGHEFHYSKVDYLSCGDSVCPAFELLKGEKTIRMDGYARDNIVASYLHINFAGQPELLQHWAEHIRQGA, encoded by the coding sequence ATGCCCCATTCCATGCCTCCCCGTATTCTTATCGCTGGGACCCACAGTGGTGTAGGTAAGACAACCATCGCTACAGGGATCATGGCAGCCCTGGCTAAGAAAGGACTTCCTATCCAAGCCTATAAAGTTGGTCCCGACTATATCGATCCCACTTATCATACTTTGGCTACGGGCCGTCCTTCTCGGAACTTAGATCGATGGATGCTTAGGGAAGAGTTAATCCCGATTTTTAAAAGAACTTCTCAAGATTGCTGGGCGGTCATTGAAGGGGTTATGGGGCTTTTTGATGGGGTATCAGGAACCAAAGGATATGGTAGCAGTGCTGATATTGCCAAGCTGCTGGATGCTCCTGTGATCCTGATCGTGGATGCGGGCAATTTATCACGTAGTGCAGCGGCCATAGTCCATGGTTTTTGTACCTTTGATCCTGGGATTAAGATTGCCGGAGTCATTCTCAATCGGGTGAAATCTCCAGCCCAAGAAAGCTTATTGCGTGAAGCCCTTGGCGAAATTCAAGTACCCATATTGGGAGTGCTGCCTAAGGAAGAGGGAATTCGTCTGCCCGAACGGCACCTGGGACTGGTTCCTTCTCAAGAACAAGCTTTCCGGGAGAGTTTTTTTGACGAGCTTATCAGCGTGGTGACCCGCACCATTGACCTGGAACAGATCCAAGGGATTATGCAGGAAACCTTGCCGAAAAAACAGGTTATACATGAGCCATTCATCGAAGAACCGATTATATATAAAGGCTTGGGTGAAGGGGCAGCAGGGAATCTTAATCAACATTCCTTGCGATTGGGAGTGGCACGGGATGAGGCCTTTTCCTTTTACTATCAAGATGCTTTGGATAGTGCAGAAAGCCTAGGATTTACGCTGGTTCCCTTTAGCCCTCTTCATGACCCGTCTCTACCGGATGGATTGGATGGGCTCTTTTTTGGTGGTGGATTCCCAGAGCTGCATTTAGAAAAGCTTAGCCAGAACCAGAGTTTTTTGGAATCGTTACGAGAGTTCTCGCGATTAGGGAAACCCATCTACGGGGAGTGCGGGGGATATATGTATCTAGGCGCACAGGTTACGGATTTTGAAGGTAGAACATACCCCATGACTGGACTGATTCCTATTGCAGCCGAGATGACGCCAAGACTTCAGGGTATGGGCTATCGTCAAGGCGTCTTTCAACAGGATAATTTTCTGAGTGATGCAGGAAATGTGGTTTACGGTCATGAATTTCATTATTCAAAAGTGGATTATCTAAGTTGTGGTGATTCGGTTTGTCCTGCTTTTGAACTGCTTAAAGGGGAAAAGACCATAAGAATGGACGGTTATGCTCGGGATAATATCGTCGCATCTTATCTTCATATCAACTTCGCAGGACAACCGGAGCTTTTGCAGCACTGGGCGGAGCATATACGGCAAGGAGCATAG